One region of Oryza sativa Japonica Group chromosome 5, ASM3414082v1 genomic DNA includes:
- the LOC4338575 gene encoding exocyst complex component EXO70B2 produces METQLPTVMELDSSEPANFTQPSRRYSYLEKIRSLSVVSGEVAGWSSSASASSSRSARSSYYSSSMSSNASGGPHNHRYAPYSNSSPGDIDLHGAQDIARQMVHDGFMVNLIREFDRAPGPALERWFSELDVGWLLRSAAAADKEQSELGLADLVRRWTRGYTVMAEALSATQTKVAGVPAIILPQAQRDHNNIMCDQELEDDLRLQFARFVEATVSKMLAFVDALAAENTRLSIDNLSRLVGLCSCIYSCFYKCNVVVITDSEEIVDSELQCLGRKVVGAFIITTTTLCNAIESMAMVAEAVTPVLIGWDSCENFKQNAEIHEATRLIVDYVRLFWGYQSLRSNMRYLKWVQIPITMIPQMLINFEDQLEKISESFSDPSLRYLFLLNNSYFVREEFLEPSNYVFILPSGTTLKFMQYQEKYMLASWEPVLYCLHEKMPLWFPKHSSQLARFKSEFQKTFRHQKLWKVPNPRLRQKLREAIIDKVITGYKRYLEDHPELEKCSSDLQDMEDMVNELFEG; encoded by the coding sequence ATGGAGACACAGCTGCCGACCGTGATGGAGCTGGATAGCTCCGAGCCGGCCAATTTCACGCAGCCGTCACGGAGATACAGCTACCTGGAGAAGATCCGTAGCCTGTCCGTCGTCTCGGGCGAGGTCGCCgggtggtcgtcgtcggcgtcggcgtcgtcgtctcggTCGGCGAGATCCAGTTACTACAGCAGCAGCATGTCAAGCAACGCGTCGGGTGGCCCTCATAATCATCGGTACGCCCCTTACTCAAACTCGTCGCCGGGTGACATTGACCTCCACGGTGCTCAGGACATTGCGCGGCAGATGGTCCACGACGGGTTCATGGTGAACTTGATCAGAGAGTTCGACCGAGCGCCCGGGCCAGCGCTGGAGAGGTGGTTCTCCGAGCTCGACGTCGGCTGGTTActccggtcggcggcggcggcggataagGAGCAATCCGAGCTCGGCTTGGCTGATCTCGTgcggcggtggacgcgaggATATACCGTGATGGCCGAAGCACTCAGCGCCACGCAGACTAAGGTTGCAGGTGTACCCGCCATAATACTTCCGCAGGCCCAGCGGGACCATAACAATATTATGTGTGATCAAGAGCTGGAAGACGACCTCCGACTTCAATTCGCGCGGTTCGTTGAGGCGACAGTATCCAAGATGCTTGCCTTTGTTGATGCCCTCGCCGCTGAAAACACTCGGCTGTCAATAGACAACCTCTCGAGACTCGTGGGCCTGTGCAGCTGCATCTACAGCTGCTTCTACAAGTGCAATGTAGTAGTAATAACTGATTCAGAAGAAATAGTTGATTCAGAATTGCAATGCCTAGGCCGCAAAGTGGTTGGTGCTTTCATAATTACAACGACAACCTTGTGCAATGCGATAGAGAGTATGGCGATGGTCGCCGAAGCTGTTACCCCTGTCTTAATTGGTTGGGATTCCTGTGAAAATTTTAAGCAGAATGCAGAAATCCACGAAGCTACTAGGCTAATTGTTGACTATGTAAGATTGTTTTGGGGATACCAGAGCTTGCGGAGTAACATGCGGTATCTTAAATGGGTTCAAATTCCGATCACCATGATTCCACAAATGCTCATCAACTTTGAAGATCAGCTGGAGAAGATCTCAGAGTCATTCTCTGACCCTAGCCTGAGGTACCTGTTCCTGCTTAACAATTCCTACTTCGTAAGAGAAGAGTTTCTTGAGCCCAGCAATTACGTGTTCATCCTTCCGTCAGGCACAACGCTCAAATTTATGCAGTACCAAGAGAAGTACATGCTTGCCTCCTGGGAACCCGTTCTGTATTGCCTACACGAAAAGATGCCACTGTGGTTTCCTAAACACTCCTCGCAGCTGGCAAGATTCAAGTCAGAATTTCAGAAAACATTTAGACATCAGAAGCTATGGAAGGTCCCCAACCCAAGGCTCAGGCAGAAACTGCGAGAAGCCATCATTGATAAGGTCATTACTGGATACAAAAGGTACCTGGAGGACCATCCGGAGCTGGAGAAATGCAGCAGTGATCTACAGGACATGGAAGACATGGTCAACGAGCTATTTGAAGGATGA